A region from the Rufibacter sp. DG15C genome encodes:
- the recQ gene encoding DNA helicase RecQ: MDVREAQEVLKLYFGYDKFRPGQEEIISNVLAKRDTIVLMPTGGGKSVCYQVPGLVMPGLCVVVSPLIALMKDQVEALLGNGVNAGYLNSSQSSKEQQLIEQQCFDGRLKMLYVSPEKLLSAGFFSFLKRLQVNLFAIDEAHCISAWGHDFRPEYLQLKNLKIQFPEVPVIALTATADKLTQRDIQTQLYLQNPTVFSSSFDRPNIYLQVQPGQKRIEAILDFLEDRPFQPGIIYCLSRKATESLAQKLKEKGYNAEYYHAGLSAKDRDKVQERFLQDNLQIMCATIAFGMGIDKSNVRWVIHYNLPKNLESYYQEIGRAGRDGAAAEALLFHSLADVMTLRDIITQGDNSKEQALSLAKLDRMQQYAESTSCRRKTLMHYFGEEYPKDCGHCDVCDHPPTSFNGTELAQKILSAVARTKETIASAQVVDILRGSRNQMSLAKGYDKLKTFGVGKDLPPLEWQRYIHQLINQGLLEVAYDEHGALKLTKGSQDILFNGKSVELVKFQAASPKEEKERATRGKNRNPLATALFEHLRQLRKDLAQERGIAPYLVFNDNTLQEIAEERPTSKPAFLSISGVAQAKYEQYGEIFINSILTFLSQQSKGEQVKLKGATHLLTYEALQQGKSPEEISVERQLQLVTVYSHIATLFQQGYEVDLKPFLSESEYSIVHQAIVETGCRSAMKPIFEHLDGQIDYFKIRLALARFNKEQPV; this comes from the coding sequence ATGGACGTGAGGGAAGCGCAAGAAGTACTAAAGCTTTATTTCGGGTATGACAAGTTTAGGCCGGGGCAGGAGGAGATCATCTCCAACGTCTTAGCGAAGCGCGATACCATAGTGCTCATGCCTACCGGCGGCGGAAAATCGGTCTGCTACCAGGTACCCGGTTTGGTGATGCCTGGCCTGTGCGTGGTGGTGTCTCCGCTCATCGCCTTGATGAAAGACCAGGTGGAGGCGCTGTTGGGCAACGGGGTGAACGCGGGCTACCTCAACAGCTCCCAATCTTCCAAAGAGCAGCAGCTCATAGAACAGCAGTGCTTTGACGGTCGGCTTAAAATGCTGTATGTATCGCCTGAGAAACTACTCTCTGCCGGGTTCTTCTCTTTTTTAAAGCGCTTGCAGGTCAACTTGTTCGCCATTGACGAGGCACACTGTATCTCTGCCTGGGGCCATGATTTCAGGCCGGAGTACTTACAACTGAAGAACCTAAAGATCCAATTCCCTGAGGTACCAGTCATTGCCCTCACGGCCACCGCCGACAAACTCACGCAGCGGGACATCCAAACGCAGCTTTATTTACAGAACCCTACTGTATTCAGTTCTTCCTTTGACCGGCCCAACATTTACCTGCAAGTTCAGCCTGGTCAAAAACGCATAGAAGCCATCCTGGATTTTCTAGAAGACCGTCCTTTTCAGCCTGGCATCATTTACTGCCTCAGCCGGAAAGCCACTGAGTCGCTGGCCCAGAAACTGAAGGAAAAAGGCTACAACGCCGAATACTACCACGCCGGATTGTCTGCCAAGGACAGGGACAAGGTGCAGGAGCGCTTCTTGCAGGACAACCTGCAAATCATGTGCGCGACCATCGCCTTCGGGATGGGGATTGACAAGTCCAACGTACGCTGGGTGATCCACTACAACTTGCCCAAAAACTTGGAAAGCTATTACCAAGAGATTGGCCGAGCCGGGCGGGACGGAGCCGCCGCCGAAGCCTTGTTGTTCCATAGCCTGGCAGACGTCATGACCCTAAGGGACATCATCACCCAAGGAGATAACAGCAAGGAGCAGGCCTTGTCACTGGCTAAACTGGACCGCATGCAACAGTACGCAGAAAGCACCAGCTGCCGGCGTAAGACGTTGATGCACTACTTTGGAGAGGAGTATCCCAAAGACTGCGGCCACTGCGACGTCTGTGATCATCCGCCTACTTCTTTCAACGGCACAGAACTGGCGCAAAAGATTTTGTCTGCGGTAGCCCGCACCAAAGAAACCATTGCCTCTGCTCAGGTAGTGGATATTCTTAGGGGGTCCCGGAATCAGATGTCTTTGGCCAAAGGCTATGACAAGCTCAAGACCTTTGGTGTAGGCAAGGACCTGCCGCCTTTGGAATGGCAGCGTTACATCCACCAACTCATCAACCAAGGACTGTTAGAAGTAGCATATGATGAGCACGGAGCGCTTAAGTTAACCAAAGGAAGCCAGGACATTCTTTTCAATGGCAAGTCCGTGGAGTTGGTGAAGTTCCAGGCAGCCAGTCCTAAAGAGGAAAAGGAGAGAGCCACGAGGGGCAAAAACCGCAATCCCTTGGCTACGGCTTTGTTTGAGCACCTTCGGCAGCTGCGCAAAGACCTGGCGCAGGAAAGAGGCATTGCTCCTTACCTGGTGTTCAATGACAACACCTTACAGGAGATAGCCGAAGAGCGACCCACCAGCAAACCGGCCTTTCTATCTATATCAGGGGTGGCCCAGGCAAAATACGAGCAGTACGGCGAGATCTTCATCAACTCCATACTCACTTTTCTCTCACAGCAGTCTAAAGGAGAACAGGTTAAACTAAAGGGAGCCACTCATTTGCTGACCTACGAGGCTTTGCAGCAGGGAAAGTCCCCAGAAGAAATATCAGTGGAGCGGCAATTGCAACTAGTGACGGTGTACTCGCACATAGCCACCTTGTTCCAACAAGGATATGAAGTAGACTTAAAACCGTTTCTGTCTGAGAGTGAATACTCCATAGTTCATCAGGCTATTGTAGAGACGGGCTGCCGCTCTGCCATGAAGCCCATTTTTGAGCATTTGGACGGCCAAATAGACTATTTTAAAATACGCTTGGCGCTGGCCCGGTTTAACAAGGAGCAACCTGTATAA
- a CDS encoding agmatinase family protein, with protein MKLTSMCESKRTKISAFDPNGVGEIGSGLFGLPFTEEESEVVVFPIPWEVTVSYNAGTAEGPAAVRDASPQLDLFDPELPNVWHLGVHMPEIPEEWAQESRRLREKTEEYIQWLENGQPAGDHSHDHTVAEVNQKGDKLLQWSKQATLEYLNQGKLVGVLGGDHSTPLGFMHALAEKHEEYGILQVDAHADLRNAYEGFTYSHASIMFNALKLPQVKKLVQVGIRDLCQGEAELVEQSNGRVITFYDSALKTKMYEGSSWKKQCKKIIAQLPQKVYISFDIDGLDPKLCPGTGTPVPGGFEFEEAVYLIKALVKSGRQIIGFDLCEVAPGETEWNGNVGARLLYKLCNWMAVSQGKLEAIG; from the coding sequence ATGAAGTTGACCTCCATGTGTGAATCTAAGCGCACCAAAATATCCGCATTTGATCCTAACGGGGTAGGCGAGATTGGGAGCGGTTTGTTTGGCCTGCCCTTCACCGAAGAAGAATCTGAAGTGGTCGTGTTTCCTATTCCCTGGGAAGTGACGGTGTCTTACAATGCGGGCACCGCCGAAGGGCCCGCCGCGGTTAGAGACGCCTCTCCACAACTAGATTTGTTTGACCCTGAGTTGCCGAACGTATGGCACCTGGGCGTGCACATGCCAGAGATCCCAGAAGAGTGGGCGCAGGAAAGCAGACGGTTGCGCGAGAAGACTGAAGAGTACATCCAGTGGTTAGAGAACGGTCAGCCTGCCGGCGACCATTCCCATGACCACACGGTGGCAGAAGTCAATCAGAAAGGTGATAAACTATTGCAATGGTCCAAGCAAGCCACGTTAGAATATTTGAATCAAGGAAAGCTGGTGGGTGTCTTAGGCGGTGACCATAGTACACCTCTTGGCTTTATGCATGCCTTAGCGGAGAAACACGAGGAGTACGGCATTTTGCAGGTAGATGCGCACGCAGATTTACGCAACGCCTATGAAGGGTTTACCTACTCGCATGCGTCCATCATGTTCAACGCTTTAAAATTGCCGCAGGTAAAGAAGCTGGTACAAGTAGGCATCAGAGATTTGTGCCAAGGAGAAGCCGAATTAGTAGAGCAAAGCAACGGCCGCGTGATTACCTTTTATGATAGCGCCCTCAAAACCAAGATGTACGAGGGCAGCAGCTGGAAGAAGCAGTGCAAAAAGATCATCGCGCAGCTTCCCCAGAAAGTATACATCAGCTTTGACATTGACGGCTTGGATCCAAAACTTTGCCCAGGAACGGGAACCCCGGTCCCCGGAGGATTTGAGTTTGAAGAAGCGGTTTATCTAATCAAAGCCTTGGTGAAATCTGGTCGACAGATCATCGGGTTTGACCTTTGTGAGGTAGCCCCCGGCGAGACGGAATGGAATGGAAACGTGGGTGCGCGTCTATTATACAAGTTGTGCAACTGGATGGCGGTTTCGCAAGGGAAACTGGAGGCCATAGGATAG
- a CDS encoding phage holin family protein: MGFIIKIILTGIAAFILAQFIPGIIIDGVVTALILALVLALLNAVVRPILVFLTIPITFMTLGLFLLVINVIILYLADYLIDGFELQSILGAIIFSLAMSVITTIIDFVRK; encoded by the coding sequence ATGGGTTTTATCATTAAAATTATCCTGACAGGCATTGCTGCCTTCATCCTGGCACAGTTTATCCCGGGTATTATCATTGACGGCGTTGTCACGGCGCTTATCCTTGCTTTGGTGCTAGCCCTGCTGAATGCGGTGGTAAGGCCAATTCTGGTGTTCCTGACCATTCCCATCACCTTTATGACCTTAGGGCTGTTCCTGTTGGTCATTAACGTGATAATCCTGTACCTGGCAGATTACCTGATTGACGGCTTTGAGCTGCAGAGCATCTTAGGGGCTATCATTTTCAGTTTGGCCATGTCAGTGATCACCACCATCATAGACTTCGTGAGAAAATAA
- the speE gene encoding polyamine aminopropyltransferase, with protein sequence MDALGRHILVEFYNCSPELMNDVVHIENSMVEAAETAGATVINSTFHHFSPYGVSGVVVIQESHLAIHTWPEYGYAAVDLFTCGETVDPWVSYDFLQKAFKASHGSSMECRRGQQSLLQRTDFTVEARDSGQQIVPIPKITRDVWFTERDENIALSLKHTGNQLYKKQSPYQKVEVFETLAYGNMLTLDGMVMCTQKDEYVYHEMITHVPVMSHGNVKRALVIGGGDGGTVRELLRHDQINEVVLVEIDALVIEACKEHLPETASAFDHPKLKLLVADGIKYIQECANEAFDLIIVDSADPVGPGEGLFTAEFYQEVYRCLTPNGIMITQSESPRFNTKVFVEIYDTYRGIFGQENVHCYLAAIPTYPTGTWSFSFSSKGGVHPKQVNMEQAAAFSREHNLRYYNEDIHQAAFALPNFVKDLLKK encoded by the coding sequence ATGGACGCGTTAGGAAGACACATATTGGTGGAGTTTTACAATTGCTCTCCAGAATTGATGAATGATGTGGTGCACATTGAGAACAGCATGGTAGAGGCCGCCGAAACGGCCGGGGCCACCGTCATCAACAGTACCTTCCACCATTTCTCTCCTTATGGCGTGTCTGGGGTTGTAGTTATCCAGGAAAGTCACTTGGCCATCCATACCTGGCCAGAGTACGGCTACGCGGCGGTGGACTTATTTACCTGCGGCGAGACCGTAGATCCTTGGGTATCCTATGACTTTCTGCAGAAAGCCTTCAAAGCCAGCCACGGTTCCTCTATGGAGTGCCGCAGAGGCCAGCAAAGCCTTTTGCAGCGCACCGATTTCACGGTAGAAGCCCGCGACTCTGGCCAGCAGATCGTTCCAATCCCTAAAATCACCCGTGACGTCTGGTTTACGGAGCGCGATGAGAACATCGCCCTTTCGTTAAAGCACACTGGCAACCAGCTCTATAAAAAACAGTCACCTTACCAAAAGGTTGAGGTGTTTGAAACCCTGGCATATGGCAACATGCTCACCCTGGATGGAATGGTGATGTGTACCCAGAAAGACGAGTACGTATACCACGAGATGATCACCCACGTGCCAGTAATGAGCCACGGTAATGTAAAGCGTGCTCTGGTGATTGGCGGCGGTGACGGCGGTACCGTGCGCGAACTGTTGCGCCATGACCAAATAAACGAGGTGGTGTTGGTAGAAATAGATGCTTTGGTGATTGAAGCCTGTAAAGAACACCTGCCAGAGACCGCCAGTGCCTTTGACCACCCTAAGTTAAAGCTGTTGGTAGCCGATGGCATCAAGTACATTCAAGAGTGCGCCAATGAGGCCTTTGACCTAATTATAGTAGACTCTGCAGATCCAGTAGGCCCGGGTGAAGGCTTGTTTACCGCTGAGTTCTACCAAGAGGTGTACCGTTGCCTGACGCCCAATGGAATCATGATCACGCAGAGCGAGTCGCCTCGTTTCAACACCAAGGTGTTCGTGGAGATTTATGATACGTACAGAGGCATCTTCGGGCAGGAGAACGTGCATTGCTATTTGGCGGCTATCCCAACCTACCCAACTGGTACCTGGAGCTTCTCTTTCAGTTCTAAAGGTGGTGTGCACCCTAAACAGGTGAACATGGAGCAAGCGGCGGCGTTCTCCAGAGAGCATAACCTGCGCTACTACAATGAAGACATCCACCAGGCCGCGTTTGCCCTGCCTAATTTTGTAAAAGACCTTTTAAAGAAATAA